In one Triplophysa dalaica isolate WHDGS20190420 chromosome 9, ASM1584641v1, whole genome shotgun sequence genomic region, the following are encoded:
- the sirt2 gene encoding NAD-dependent protein deacetylase sirtuin-2 yields MSEEDPKRPEVEADKLDLEGQSEDSSDEGGASGDTEMDFLRSLFSRTLGLSPGEKVLDELTLDGVARYIKSGKCKSIICMVGAGISTSAGIPDFRSPGTGLYANLQKYNLPHPEAIFQIDYFKKHPEPFFALARELYPGQFKPTVCHYFMKLLKDKGLLQRCYSQNIDTLERVAGLEGGDLIEAHGTFHTSHCVSFLCRKEFSMDWMKDKIFSEDIPKCDTCGNLVKPDIVFFGENLPARFFTSVQADFPHCDLLIIMGTSLQVQPFASLVSKVTNSCPRLLINMEKTGQSEFGMGLFGFGGGMDFDSDKAYRDVAHISSCDDGCMALAGLLGWKAELEEMVKLEHGLIDSKDSKKKEKEAKQSSESTGVDTGK; encoded by the exons ATGTCTGAAG AAGATCCTAAAAGACCAGAAGTGGAGGCTGACAAACTAGATCTCGAG GGTCAGTCTGAGGACAGCAGTGACGAAGGCGGAGCATCTGGAGATACTGAGA TGGATTTTCTGCGCAGTCTTTTCTCACGGACCCTTGGCTTGAGTCCTGGAGAGAAAGTGCTGGATGAGTTGACCTTGGATGGGGTCGCCCGCTACATAAAGAGTGGCAAAT GCAAGAGCATTATCTGTATGGTCGGAGCTGGAATATCAACAT CGGCTGGAATCCCAGATTTCCGCTCACCTGGCACTGGTCTGTATGCCAACCTGCAGAAGTACAATCTTCCTCACCCAGAGGCTATTTTCCAGATCGACTACTTCAAG aaACATCCCGAGCCGTTCTTTGCTTTGGCCAGAGAGCTCTATCCAGGACAATTTAAG ccAACAGTGTGTCACTACTTTATGAAGCTGCTGAAAGACAAAGGCTTACTCCAACGCTGCTACTCTCAG AATATTGATACTCTGGAGAGGGTAGCGGGTCTGGAAGGAGGGGACCTTATTGAAGCCCATGGCACTTTCCACACCTCTCATTGTGTGAGCTTCCTCTGTCGGAAGGAGTTCTCTATGGACTGGATGAAAG ataaaatattttctgaagATATTCCGAAGTGTGACACCTGTGGAAACCTAGTGAAGCCTG ATATCGTGTTTTTCGGGGAGAATCTACCCGCCCGATTCTTCACCTCCGTGCAAGCG GACTTTCCACACTGTGATCTTCTCATCATCATGGGTACATCTCTGCAGGTGCAACCATTTGCATCACTAGTCAGCAA AGTAACAAACAGCTGTCCCAGACTGCTCATCAATATGGAGAAAACCGGACAG TCTGAGTTTGGCATGGGATTGTTTGGTTTTGGAGGTGGGATGGATTTCGACTCGGATAAAGCGTATAG AGACGTGGCACACATAAGCAGCTGTGATGATGGCTGCATGGCTCTTGCCGGTCTGCTAGGCTGGAAA GCGGAGCTGGAAGAGATGGTAAAGCTTGAACATGGTTTGATCGACAGCAAGGACtccaaaaagaaagagaaggagGCCAAACAGAGCTCAGAAAGCACTGGGGTGGACACTGGGAAGTGA
- the rinl gene encoding ras and Rab interactor 2 isoform X2, with product MINESKDETTTTGNSTLPNGVTGVQTKTLSLLQGLPLCQDAWAPKSPWDRHGAHTALWGRPVGSFLVVEGSSPDEQLLCISVGREGEPVKDFPLVTTGKALQLTTSHLAFPDVFQLLHFYTLSRDVLPVCLLVPSWVYTLNSLSDCLASSLGPKAWLCSSSCPETINMTPGTPQTEMPETVMCTIQLTAANGALCFINPLYLHEHGDDWLTRSSASPHLANSPVSSKRERRLSKTRAWEGRGLKQRPTSLTSENSGSFDQDRGSLEKIPVSPATPSGVVLRRGSSATKQDPLKRGSTDSIHSPHPQSPHRVSWVEDKIWLNTSPSSSLLHLPLELDSLSVSSIEEEFEPVSCPSPSQQSPRLPLADKVKNRLSAVGQALGGLVSPQRRLTKRVQEMAERKDGPFAEAVKAFVEQTLAAGSAPGVTCTQMLQEVRSSLTALRESLFDYPEIQSITDGLGDMPDFELDAILELALHKAALKPVYTHLYVCLKTTRRDDETLQRLETNKSTLENRSLEELEGAAGAGVPETIMMEKILHRWTTMHEAYSPSKKVLILLKVCKIIYHSMNANAKPGVVFGADDFLPCLTWVLLRSDVTTLQVDTDYMMELLDPTQLQGEGGYYLTSLYAALFYISSFRPRLAKRQLSAEAHKSLTQWHRRRTLHCNQSRRSRNRRTIRRHGPTEGVPFPSEDHTNTHSFNPTDTTSINSIVQETLQCLDEELEVVEEEEDSLNGQQTQLQETLNAEDKERGAGVNWKED from the exons ATGATAAACGAATCCAAAGATGAAACCACAACCACCGGCAACAG CACGCTACCCAACGGGGTTACTGGAGTTCAAACAAAAACCCTGAGTCTGCTGCAGGGGTTACCCTTGTGTCAGGACGCTTGGGCTCCCAAAAGCCCCTGGGACAGACACGGTGCCCACACTGCTCTATGGGGCAGACCTGTCGGG AGCTTTTTGGTGGTGGAAGGGTCTTCGCCTGATGAACAGCTCCTGTGCATATCCGTAGGGAGGGAGGGCGAGCCGGTCAAAGACTTTCCCCTCGTGACCACAGGCAAAG CTCTTCAGCTGACAACATCTCATCTGGCATTCCCTGATGTCTTTCAACTGCTGCACTTCTACACACTGAGCAG GgatgtgttacctgtgtgtttaTTGGTTCCATCATGGGTTTACACCCTTAACAGTCTTTCGGATTGTCTTGCCTCCTCACTTGGTCCAA AAGCTTGGCTATGTTCATCCTCATGTCCAGAAACTATTAATATGACTCCAGGAACACCGCAAACAGAAATGCCAGAAACTGTCATGTGCACTATACAG CTTACAGCAGCCAATGGAGCTCTGTGCTTCATCAATCCCCTGTACCTCCATGAGCATGGCGATGATTGGCTGACTCGTTCTTCAGCCAGCCCACATCTTGCCAACAGTCCAGTCAGCTCAAAGCGAGAGAGGAGGTTAAGCAAAACAAGAGCATGGGAAGGACGGGGACTAAAACAAAGGCCGACCTCTCTCACCAGTGAGAACTCGGGCAGCTTTGATCAGGATAGAG GATCACTTGAGAAGATTCCAGTCTCTCCAGCTACGCCCAGTGGAGTTGTGCTTCGAAGGGGAAGTAGTGCCACCAAGCAAGATCCACTCAAGAGAGGAAGTACAGACTCCATCCACAGTCCACATCCTCAGTCACCGCACCGCGTGTCATGGGTAGAGGACAAGATATGGCTGAACACATCACCTTCTTCTTCTCTGCTTCACCTGCCCTTAGAGCTGGACTCACTGTCGGTCAGTAGTATTGAGGAGGAGTTCGAACCCGTTTCATGCCCCTCCCCATCCCAACAGTCGCCCCGCCTCCCTTTGGCAGATAAGGTGAAGAACCGCCTCTCGGCAGTGGGTCAAGCTCTGGGTGGACTTGTGTCGCCACAGCGGCGACTGACCAAACGGGTGCAGGAGATGGCGGAGCGGAAGGATGGGCCTTTTGCAGAGGCTGTCAAGGCATTTGTAGAGCAGACTCTTGCAGCCGGAAGCGCTCCTGGTGTGACGTGCACCCAGATGCTGCAGGAAGTGCGTTCCTCTCTCACAGCCCTGAGGGAATCACTGTTTGATTATCCAGAGATCCAAAGCATCACAGACGGACTCGGCGATATGCCTGATTTTGAACTGG ATGCTATACTGGAGCTTGCCCTCCATAAGGCAGCGTTGAAGCCAGTCTACACTCATCTTTACGTTTGCCTGAAGACGACACGCAGGGACGACGAAACACTGCAACGTTTGGAGACGAACAAGAGCACACTGGAGAACCGCAGTCTGGAGGAGCTGGAGGGGGCGGCAGGGGCTGGCGTTCCTGAGACCATCATGATGGAAAAAATCCTGCACCGCTGGACCACAATGCATGAGGCCTACTCACCCAGTAAAAAAGTTCTCATTCTGCTTAAAGTCTGCAAGATTATCTACCATAGCATGAATGCTAATGCTAAACCCG GTGTGGTTTTTGGGGCAGATGACTTCCTGCCATGTCTGACGTGGGTGTTGCTACGTAGTGATGTTACCACACTGCAGGTTGACACTGACTATATGATGGAGCTACTGGACCCCACACAGCTGCAAGGAGAGG GTGGTTACTACCTTACGTCTCTATACGCCGCCCTGTTTTATATCAGCAGCTTTCGGCCACGTCTGGCTAAGCGGCAGCTCAGTGCGGAAGCACACAAATCTCTCACCCAATGGCACCGCAGACGCACTCTTCACTGCAACCAATCACGACGCAGCAGAAACCGTAGGACCATACGCAGACACGGGCCTACAGAGGGAGTCCCTTTCCCATCGGAGGACCATACGAACACACATTCCTTCAACCCAACAGACACCACCTCAATAAACTCTATTGTCCAAGAGACGCTCCAGTGTCTGGATGAAGAACTAGAGGTGGTAGAGGAAGAAGAGGACTCTTTAAATGGACAACAAACACAGTTACAAGAGACATTGAATGCCGAGGATAAAGAGAGAGGTGCTGGTGTAAACTGGAAAGAAGATTAG
- the rinl gene encoding ras and Rab interactor 2 isoform X1 yields MFSMTPTLASCGEHSTSTLPNGVTGVQTKTLSLLQGLPLCQDAWAPKSPWDRHGAHTALWGRPVGSFLVVEGSSPDEQLLCISVGREGEPVKDFPLVTTGKALQLTTSHLAFPDVFQLLHFYTLSRDVLPVCLLVPSWVYTLNSLSDCLASSLGPKAWLCSSSCPETINMTPGTPQTEMPETVMCTIQLTAANGALCFINPLYLHEHGDDWLTRSSASPHLANSPVSSKRERRLSKTRAWEGRGLKQRPTSLTSENSGSFDQDRGSLEKIPVSPATPSGVVLRRGSSATKQDPLKRGSTDSIHSPHPQSPHRVSWVEDKIWLNTSPSSSLLHLPLELDSLSVSSIEEEFEPVSCPSPSQQSPRLPLADKVKNRLSAVGQALGGLVSPQRRLTKRVQEMAERKDGPFAEAVKAFVEQTLAAGSAPGVTCTQMLQEVRSSLTALRESLFDYPEIQSITDGLGDMPDFELDAILELALHKAALKPVYTHLYVCLKTTRRDDETLQRLETNKSTLENRSLEELEGAAGAGVPETIMMEKILHRWTTMHEAYSPSKKVLILLKVCKIIYHSMNANAKPGVVFGADDFLPCLTWVLLRSDVTTLQVDTDYMMELLDPTQLQGEGGYYLTSLYAALFYISSFRPRLAKRQLSAEAHKSLTQWHRRRTLHCNQSRRSRNRRTIRRHGPTEGVPFPSEDHTNTHSFNPTDTTSINSIVQETLQCLDEELEVVEEEEDSLNGQQTQLQETLNAEDKERGAGVNWKED; encoded by the exons ATGTTTTCCATGACACCAACCCTTGCTTCTTGCGGTGAACATTCTACTAGCACGCTACCCAACGGGGTTACTGGAGTTCAAACAAAAACCCTGAGTCTGCTGCAGGGGTTACCCTTGTGTCAGGACGCTTGGGCTCCCAAAAGCCCCTGGGACAGACACGGTGCCCACACTGCTCTATGGGGCAGACCTGTCGGG AGCTTTTTGGTGGTGGAAGGGTCTTCGCCTGATGAACAGCTCCTGTGCATATCCGTAGGGAGGGAGGGCGAGCCGGTCAAAGACTTTCCCCTCGTGACCACAGGCAAAG CTCTTCAGCTGACAACATCTCATCTGGCATTCCCTGATGTCTTTCAACTGCTGCACTTCTACACACTGAGCAG GgatgtgttacctgtgtgtttaTTGGTTCCATCATGGGTTTACACCCTTAACAGTCTTTCGGATTGTCTTGCCTCCTCACTTGGTCCAA AAGCTTGGCTATGTTCATCCTCATGTCCAGAAACTATTAATATGACTCCAGGAACACCGCAAACAGAAATGCCAGAAACTGTCATGTGCACTATACAG CTTACAGCAGCCAATGGAGCTCTGTGCTTCATCAATCCCCTGTACCTCCATGAGCATGGCGATGATTGGCTGACTCGTTCTTCAGCCAGCCCACATCTTGCCAACAGTCCAGTCAGCTCAAAGCGAGAGAGGAGGTTAAGCAAAACAAGAGCATGGGAAGGACGGGGACTAAAACAAAGGCCGACCTCTCTCACCAGTGAGAACTCGGGCAGCTTTGATCAGGATAGAG GATCACTTGAGAAGATTCCAGTCTCTCCAGCTACGCCCAGTGGAGTTGTGCTTCGAAGGGGAAGTAGTGCCACCAAGCAAGATCCACTCAAGAGAGGAAGTACAGACTCCATCCACAGTCCACATCCTCAGTCACCGCACCGCGTGTCATGGGTAGAGGACAAGATATGGCTGAACACATCACCTTCTTCTTCTCTGCTTCACCTGCCCTTAGAGCTGGACTCACTGTCGGTCAGTAGTATTGAGGAGGAGTTCGAACCCGTTTCATGCCCCTCCCCATCCCAACAGTCGCCCCGCCTCCCTTTGGCAGATAAGGTGAAGAACCGCCTCTCGGCAGTGGGTCAAGCTCTGGGTGGACTTGTGTCGCCACAGCGGCGACTGACCAAACGGGTGCAGGAGATGGCGGAGCGGAAGGATGGGCCTTTTGCAGAGGCTGTCAAGGCATTTGTAGAGCAGACTCTTGCAGCCGGAAGCGCTCCTGGTGTGACGTGCACCCAGATGCTGCAGGAAGTGCGTTCCTCTCTCACAGCCCTGAGGGAATCACTGTTTGATTATCCAGAGATCCAAAGCATCACAGACGGACTCGGCGATATGCCTGATTTTGAACTGG ATGCTATACTGGAGCTTGCCCTCCATAAGGCAGCGTTGAAGCCAGTCTACACTCATCTTTACGTTTGCCTGAAGACGACACGCAGGGACGACGAAACACTGCAACGTTTGGAGACGAACAAGAGCACACTGGAGAACCGCAGTCTGGAGGAGCTGGAGGGGGCGGCAGGGGCTGGCGTTCCTGAGACCATCATGATGGAAAAAATCCTGCACCGCTGGACCACAATGCATGAGGCCTACTCACCCAGTAAAAAAGTTCTCATTCTGCTTAAAGTCTGCAAGATTATCTACCATAGCATGAATGCTAATGCTAAACCCG GTGTGGTTTTTGGGGCAGATGACTTCCTGCCATGTCTGACGTGGGTGTTGCTACGTAGTGATGTTACCACACTGCAGGTTGACACTGACTATATGATGGAGCTACTGGACCCCACACAGCTGCAAGGAGAGG GTGGTTACTACCTTACGTCTCTATACGCCGCCCTGTTTTATATCAGCAGCTTTCGGCCACGTCTGGCTAAGCGGCAGCTCAGTGCGGAAGCACACAAATCTCTCACCCAATGGCACCGCAGACGCACTCTTCACTGCAACCAATCACGACGCAGCAGAAACCGTAGGACCATACGCAGACACGGGCCTACAGAGGGAGTCCCTTTCCCATCGGAGGACCATACGAACACACATTCCTTCAACCCAACAGACACCACCTCAATAAACTCTATTGTCCAAGAGACGCTCCAGTGTCTGGATGAAGAACTAGAGGTGGTAGAGGAAGAAGAGGACTCTTTAAATGGACAACAAACACAGTTACAAGAGACATTGAATGCCGAGGATAAAGAGAGAGGTGCTGGTGTAAACTGGAAAGAAGATTAG
- the meis3 gene encoding homeobox protein Meis3 gives MEKRYEDLVHYPGSDGMAVGAYGDAMRSLPPPHYGHSVPDSLKHYRDQIYGHPLFPLLALVFEKCELATCSPRDSTSMSNPAHLPGMTIHSDVCSSESFNDDIAAFAKQIRSEKPIFSTNPELDNLMIQAIQVLRFHLLELEKVHDLCDNFCHRYITCLKGKMPTDLILDDREGGSKSDMEDFTGSCTNLSDQNQSWLRDPDDCVSTPSGTPSVSCGLNSHSLENCSDAGDGLDGSVASPSTGEEDETDRDRRNNKKRGIFPKVATNIMRAWLFQHLSHPYPSEEQKKQLAQDTGLTILQVNNWFINARRRIVQPMIDQSNRSGQSTPYSPEGAALGGYGLDVQSHLGLRAAGLQGMPSLPSDYPGALLPQPGYSHAGPSLHPYPGPHTAMLLHPPPHAHPAEPLLGQGLDIHAH, from the exons ATGGAGAAGAGG TATGAGGACCTGGTGCATTACCCCGGCTCTGACGGCATGGCTGTGGGAGCCTATGGGGATGCGATGAGGTCACTTCCTCCGCCACACTACGGCCACAGTGTGCCTGACTCCCTCAAACACTACCGGGACCAAATCTACGG TCATCCTCTGTTTCCACTCCTGGCCCTGGTCTTTGAAAAGTGTGAACTCGCCACCTGCTCGCCGCGGGATTCCACCTCTATGTCAAACCCCGCCCACCTCCCTGGCATGACCATTCACAGCGATGTCTGTTCCTCTGAATCATTCAACGACGATATTGCAGCCTTCGCCAAACAA ATTCGCTCTGAAAAGCCCATTTTTTCAACCAACCCAGAACTGGATAACCTG ATGATCCAGGCCATTCAAGTACTCCGCTTTCATCTGTTAGAGCTAGAAAAG GTTCATGACCTCTGCGATAATTTCTGTCATCGCTACATCACCTGTCTGAAGGGCAAGATGCCCACCGATTTGATACTAGATGACCGAGAGGGCGGATCCAAATCGGACATGGAGGATTTTACTGGTTCCTGCACCAATCTGTCAGATCAA AATCAGTCTTGGTTGCGAGACCCCGATGACTGCGTGTCGACCCCCTCTGGCACCCCCAGTGTTTCCTGCGGTCTCAACTCACACAGTTTAGAAAACTGCAGCGATGCAG gtGACGGGCTGGACGGTAGTGTGGCTTCCCCGAGCACAGGAGAAGAAGATGAAACCGACAGAGATAGacgaaacaacaaaaaaagagggATTTTTCCCAAAGTTGCAACAAATATTATGAGAGCTTGGCTCTTCCAGCACCTATCg CACCCGTACCCATCTGAAGAACAGAAGAAACAACTCGCCCAGGACACAGGTCTAACCATACTACAGGTCAACAACTG GTTTATAAATGCCAGGCGCAGAATAGTTCAGCCAATGATTGACCAGTCAAATCGCTCAG gccAAAGTACACCGTACAGTCCAGAGGGGGCGGCTTTAGGAGGATACGGGTTAGATGTTCAGTCTCATTTAGGTCTTAGAGCAGCAG GACTTCAGGGAATGCCATCCCTACCCAGCGATTACCCCGGCGCCCTCCTGCCCCAGCCGGGATACTCTCACGCCGGCCCGTCCCTGCATCCTTACCCCGGCCCTCACACTGCCATGCTGCTTCACCCGCCGCCCCACGCCCATCCTGCTGAACCCCTCTTAGGGCAAGGTCTCGACATCCACGCCCACTAA